Proteins from a single region of Dyadobacter fanqingshengii:
- a CDS encoding bifunctional nuclease domain-containing protein: MKKIKLEILGLSPSQSQAGSFALVLGEELGNRRLPIIIGVFEAQAIAVQIENIVPNRPMTHDLFKSFADGMNYTLKEIVISDLKEGIFYAKIVCTDNLREVEIDARPSDAIAIGLRFDIPIFTFEAILSEAGIVSSSLTEDEEDDEDAVKETLKATGSSKEQLRDLTFDELQRMLDDALSKEDYEKAASIRDEMGRRN; the protein is encoded by the coding sequence GTGAAAAAAATCAAGTTAGAAATTCTCGGGCTGTCTCCAAGCCAATCTCAGGCCGGTTCCTTTGCACTGGTTCTTGGCGAAGAACTGGGCAACCGCCGCCTGCCCATTATAATTGGTGTGTTCGAAGCGCAGGCCATTGCAGTACAAATTGAAAATATTGTCCCAAACCGCCCGATGACCCACGATCTGTTCAAGTCGTTTGCGGATGGAATGAACTATACATTAAAAGAAATCGTCATTTCTGACCTGAAAGAGGGCATTTTTTACGCCAAGATCGTCTGCACAGATAATCTCAGGGAAGTTGAAATCGACGCCCGCCCTTCCGATGCAATTGCCATTGGTTTAAGGTTTGACATTCCTATTTTCACTTTTGAAGCCATTCTTTCGGAAGCAGGAATTGTTTCCAGTTCCTTAACCGAGGATGAAGAAGATGATGAAGATGCGGTGAAAGAAACATTGAAAGCCACAGGTTCATCCAAAGAGCAGCTGCGCGACCTTACATTCGACGAGTTGCAACGCATGCTGGACGATGCACTTTCCAAAGAGGATTACGAAAAAGCTGCGAGCATTCGCGACGAGATGGGCCGGAGAAACTAA
- a CDS encoding cell division protein FtsX, with translation MPKKKKIGSYPNAMIVMSLTAALFLIGFCGLLVIQSKKLVSIIRQNIEVRVFLNKEETKAGQDSILSVIKAKPFVLTSTEVKPITFVSKEEAAKEFIEGTKEDFVTFLGENPLRDSYRVKIQEDYFEEAKLQLIKKDLEKIKGVYEVVYQEDLADSINRNVTKIYVVLASFALIMLIIIVLLVNNTIKLAIYSQRFLIRSMQLVGATNGFIQRPYVMRGAIQGLIGGVMAGALLVGLQQLAVRNVEGLGMLQEYDKIIILIASVLLLGILIGISSTYQSLARYLRMALDDLY, from the coding sequence ATGCCTAAAAAAAAGAAGATTGGAAGTTACCCCAATGCAATGATTGTAATGAGCCTCACAGCAGCATTGTTCCTGATCGGTTTTTGCGGGCTGCTGGTGATCCAATCCAAAAAACTGGTTTCCATTATCCGTCAGAACATTGAGGTCCGCGTTTTTTTAAATAAAGAAGAAACCAAAGCCGGGCAGGATTCCATATTAAGCGTTATCAAAGCAAAACCTTTCGTACTCACTTCCACCGAGGTTAAGCCCATCACATTTGTTTCCAAAGAGGAAGCAGCTAAGGAATTTATCGAAGGCACAAAAGAGGATTTTGTTACTTTCCTGGGAGAAAATCCATTGCGCGACAGTTATCGTGTTAAAATCCAGGAAGATTATTTCGAAGAAGCCAAGTTACAACTGATCAAAAAAGACCTCGAAAAAATAAAAGGCGTTTACGAAGTCGTCTATCAGGAAGATCTGGCGGATAGCATTAACCGGAACGTTACTAAAATTTACGTCGTGCTGGCCAGCTTTGCACTGATCATGCTGATAATCATTGTATTACTGGTTAATAACACCATTAAGCTCGCCATTTACTCCCAGCGTTTCCTGATCCGCAGTATGCAGCTCGTGGGCGCTACCAACGGATTTATCCAACGTCCTTACGTCATGCGCGGTGCCATTCAAGGCTTGATTGGCGGCGTTATGGCGGGTGCGTTACTAGTCGGTCTACAACAGCTCGCAGTTCGCAATGTAGAGGGCTTAGGTATGTTACAGGAATACGACAAGATTATTATTCTGATCGCCTCCGTGCTTTTACTGGGCATTCTGATCGGCATTTCGAGCACTTACCAGTCATTGGCTCGTTACCTTAGAATGGCGTTGGATGATCTTTATTGA
- a CDS encoding DUF3098 domain-containing protein codes for MMSNTKNELPFSTSNYTTMLIGIAVILAGFLIMTFDSTEFGFGFLGLTLGPLVTITGFIIEFWAILRKPRNS; via the coding sequence ATGATGAGTAACACAAAAAACGAACTTCCATTTTCAACATCGAATTATACAACGATGTTAATCGGCATCGCGGTGATTCTCGCCGGTTTCCTCATCATGACATTTGACAGCACCGAATTCGGTTTTGGATTTCTGGGGTTGACATTAGGCCCGCTGGTGACCATTACCGGCTTTATCATCGAGTTCTGGGCTATTTTACGTAAACCCCGTAATTCATGA
- a CDS encoding undecaprenyl-diphosphate phosphatase has protein sequence MSIWQAIILAIVEGITEFLPVSSTGHMIIASSFMGISHLEFTKMFTVNIQFGAILSVLVLYWKRFFQTTDFYFKLFVAFLPAAIIGFLLNDFIDAMLENVVVVAVSLLVGGIILIFIDRIANDNTREREISYFDALKIGFFQCIAMIPGVSRSASTIIGGMLQGLSRKQAAEFSFFLAVPTMAAAGGYKLLKTYDTIQAEDIKILLIGNLVAFVVAMLAIKFFISFLTKYGFKVFGYYRIILGLILLGLLASGYKLDIV, from the coding sequence ATGAGCATTTGGCAAGCCATTATTTTAGCAATTGTTGAAGGGATTACCGAGTTTTTGCCCGTTTCGTCTACCGGCCACATGATCATCGCTTCCTCATTTATGGGGATCAGTCATCTGGAATTCACTAAAATGTTCACGGTTAATATCCAGTTTGGCGCGATATTGTCCGTTCTGGTCCTCTACTGGAAGCGTTTTTTCCAAACGACAGACTTTTATTTCAAACTTTTTGTGGCATTTCTTCCAGCCGCGATCATTGGTTTTTTGCTGAATGATTTTATTGATGCAATGCTGGAAAACGTAGTTGTGGTTGCCGTTTCCCTGCTTGTCGGCGGCATTATCCTGATTTTCATTGACCGCATTGCCAACGATAACACCCGCGAAAGAGAGATTTCTTATTTCGATGCTCTTAAAATCGGCTTTTTCCAATGCATAGCCATGATCCCGGGCGTTTCAAGGTCGGCTTCAACGATCATCGGCGGCATGTTGCAGGGACTTTCCCGCAAGCAGGCAGCAGAGTTCAGCTTTTTCCTGGCGGTGCCGACCATGGCAGCAGCAGGCGGTTATAAGTTGCTGAAAACGTACGATACAATCCAGGCCGAAGACATTAAAATACTTTTGATTGGAAATTTGGTTGCATTTGTGGTTGCTATGCTTGCTATCAAGTTTTTTATCAGCTTTTTGACCAAATATGGTTTCAAAGTTTTCGGTTATTACCGCATCATTCTCGGGCTGATCCTTTTGGGGTTGCTTGCATCAGGCTACAAGCTGGACATCGTCTAA
- the truB gene encoding tRNA pseudouridine(55) synthase TruB: MNNENNIPDEGEVILIDKPLTWTSFDVANKLKRACKFKKIGHAGTLDPLATGLLILCTGKKTKQIDTYQAQEKEYTGTLVLGKTTPSIDLETAFDAEFPTDHITPEILESARLALTGSITQVPPIYSALRVDGERLYKKARRGEEVEIKKRNVEISLFEIDATHFPLVDFKIICSKGTYIRSMVRDFGQLAGSGAYLSALCRTRIGAFELKNAWNLTDFIHQKRLELKLEVDE; this comes from the coding sequence TTGAATAACGAAAACAACATACCGGACGAAGGCGAAGTCATACTCATCGACAAGCCTTTGACCTGGACTTCATTTGACGTGGCCAACAAGCTCAAAAGAGCTTGCAAATTCAAGAAAATAGGTCATGCAGGCACATTAGACCCACTTGCCACGGGCTTGCTTATTTTGTGTACTGGGAAAAAAACCAAGCAAATTGACACTTATCAGGCGCAGGAAAAAGAATATACGGGCACATTGGTGCTAGGAAAAACCACGCCTTCCATTGACCTGGAAACAGCATTCGACGCCGAATTTCCAACCGATCACATTACGCCTGAAATCCTGGAAAGTGCCCGGCTGGCATTAACTGGCAGCATTACGCAGGTTCCGCCGATTTACTCCGCATTACGCGTTGACGGTGAGCGGCTTTACAAGAAAGCGCGCCGCGGGGAAGAAGTTGAGATCAAGAAGCGCAATGTTGAAATTTCCCTTTTTGAAATCGATGCCACGCATTTTCCGTTGGTTGATTTTAAGATCATTTGTTCAAAAGGTACTTATATTCGCAGTATGGTTCGCGATTTCGGTCAGCTGGCTGGCAGTGGCGCGTATTTAAGCGCATTGTGCAGAACCCGGATCGGAGCGTTTGAACTGAAAAATGCGTGGAATCTTACCGATTTCATTCATCAAAAAAGACTTGAATTGAAGTTAGAAGTGGACGAATGA
- a CDS encoding bifunctional riboflavin kinase/FAD synthetase gives MNIYHSLDSFQKLEYGVVTSGTFDGVHLGHKKILSRLREISEQSGGETVVLTFWPHPRMVVSEDSQGLQLLSTIDEKIELFSQLGIHHLLIVPFTRAFSELSCHEYIKEILVEKIGTKKLVIGYDHRFGRNREGSFEFLQQNCASYGFEVEEIPRQDIEDMAVSSSRIRKALITGHVSEANGLLGRPYTLSGTVVKGKQLGRTIGFPTANVHLHESYKLIPMDGVYVIHVTYNGEKFKGMLNIGVRPTVDGTMRTIEANLFDFDKEIYGEDLKLELLHYLRPEQKFESLDMLVRQINIDKENSLAYFS, from the coding sequence ATGAATATTTATCATAGCCTGGATTCCTTTCAAAAACTGGAATATGGCGTCGTAACAAGCGGCACTTTCGACGGGGTGCATCTTGGACATAAAAAAATACTTTCCCGGCTACGGGAAATCAGTGAACAGTCTGGCGGGGAAACCGTTGTGCTTACTTTCTGGCCGCATCCGCGTATGGTCGTTTCTGAAGACAGCCAAGGTTTGCAATTGCTTTCGACGATTGACGAAAAGATCGAGCTGTTCTCGCAACTGGGCATACACCATTTGCTGATCGTGCCATTTACGCGGGCTTTTTCCGAGTTGTCCTGTCATGAATACATCAAAGAGATCCTTGTTGAAAAGATTGGCACGAAGAAACTCGTGATCGGTTACGACCACCGTTTTGGCCGCAACCGCGAAGGGAGCTTTGAGTTTTTACAACAAAATTGTGCTTCCTATGGCTTCGAAGTAGAAGAAATCCCGCGTCAGGACATTGAGGATATGGCCGTCAGCTCTTCCAGAATTCGTAAAGCACTGATTACAGGCCATGTAAGCGAGGCAAACGGTTTGTTAGGCAGGCCTTACACCCTTTCCGGCACGGTTGTCAAAGGCAAGCAACTCGGCCGCACCATCGGCTTCCCGACAGCGAATGTGCATTTGCATGAATCTTACAAATTAATCCCCATGGACGGAGTTTACGTTATCCACGTGACTTACAACGGCGAAAAATTTAAAGGAATGCTGAATATAGGCGTCAGGCCGACCGTGGACGGGACCATGCGGACGATCGAAGCCAATCTGTTTGATTTTGACAAAGAAATCTATGGTGAAGATTTGAAGCTGGAATTACTTCATTACCTGCGTCCGGAGCAAAAATTCGAAAGCCTGGATATGCTGGTTCGTCAGATTAACATTGACAAAGAAAATTCTCTGGCATATTTCTCATAA
- a CDS encoding mercuric reductase gives MQHYDAIVIGSGQAGTPLSRKLAGSGLKTALIEKRWLGGTCVNDGCSPTKAMIASAKAAWSVYHNKSLGVITDHFFLDFSAIMKRKNDIVQRMRSSSEKSIEDTQNLDLFYGNAAFSGDKQITVTLNDGGTETFKADKFFINTGEKPSIPKIEGIENIKYLTSTTILELDSIPEHLLVLGSGYIGLEFGQMFKRFGSKVTILEPSERILKKEDSDIAEEVVKVLTEEDIEILLKTKAVAVSQNGGQISVTMEKDGNQTQLNCSHILVATGRKPQTKELSLENTGVETDEKGYIKVNDRLETSAADIYALGDVKGGPAFTHMSYDDYRIITENVINKGNASIKDRLVPYCMFIDPQLGRVGITEQEARKQGLDILVATLKNDSVARSIETGDTRGIMKAVIDAKTKQILGASVLAEQGGEIVTILQMAMMGNVTYDRIMNGVFAHPTYAESLNNLFMSLEQ, from the coding sequence ATGCAACATTATGATGCCATAGTAATCGGCTCCGGCCAAGCCGGAACGCCTCTTTCAAGAAAATTAGCCGGATCCGGCTTAAAAACAGCATTAATAGAGAAGAGATGGCTTGGCGGCACTTGCGTGAACGATGGCTGCTCCCCTACCAAGGCGATGATCGCTTCGGCAAAAGCGGCCTGGTCGGTTTACCACAATAAAAGTCTTGGCGTAATCACTGATCATTTCTTTCTGGACTTTTCAGCCATCATGAAACGCAAGAACGACATTGTCCAGCGTATGCGAAGCAGTTCTGAAAAAAGCATTGAAGACACCCAAAACCTCGACCTTTTTTACGGCAATGCAGCCTTTTCGGGAGACAAACAAATCACGGTTACGCTGAACGACGGCGGAACGGAAACATTCAAAGCAGACAAATTCTTCATCAATACAGGTGAAAAGCCTTCAATTCCAAAAATCGAAGGCATTGAAAATATAAAATACCTGACTTCCACAACTATTTTGGAGCTCGACAGCATTCCCGAACATTTGCTTGTGCTCGGAAGTGGTTATATCGGTCTGGAATTCGGGCAGATGTTCAAGCGGTTTGGCAGTAAAGTGACCATTTTGGAGCCGTCGGAGCGCATTCTTAAAAAGGAAGATTCTGATATTGCGGAGGAAGTAGTTAAGGTTTTGACCGAAGAGGACATTGAAATACTACTAAAAACGAAGGCTGTTGCAGTCTCGCAAAATGGCGGACAAATCAGCGTGACCATGGAGAAAGACGGAAATCAAACGCAGCTAAACTGCTCTCATATCCTGGTTGCAACCGGTAGAAAGCCGCAGACCAAAGAACTTTCGCTCGAAAACACCGGCGTGGAAACGGACGAGAAAGGTTATATCAAGGTAAATGACAGGCTGGAAACATCTGCGGCGGATATTTATGCATTGGGAGATGTGAAAGGTGGCCCGGCGTTCACGCACATGTCCTACGATGATTACAGGATTATTACCGAGAATGTCATTAATAAGGGCAATGCTTCGATCAAAGACCGGCTTGTCCCCTACTGCATGTTTATCGATCCGCAGCTTGGGCGTGTAGGCATTACCGAACAGGAAGCCCGCAAACAGGGACTGGACATTCTTGTTGCAACCTTGAAAAATGACAGCGTAGCCAGATCCATTGAAACCGGCGATACACGGGGGATAATGAAAGCTGTGATCGACGCGAAAACCAAACAGATTCTTGGCGCTTCGGTGCTCGCTGAACAGGGCGGTGAAATTGTTACCATTTTGCAAATGGCAATGATGGGTAATGTAACTTACGACCGCATTATGAACGGCGTATTCGCACACCCTACCTATGCCGAATCGCTGAATAACCTATTCATGTCCCTGGAACAGTAA
- a CDS encoding ABC transporter permease/substrate-binding protein, which yields MEVQQSLWEFMVQQSDKLWSQTLTHVGLTCISLLIAVVIGLPLGIWIAQRNKAAWLVLGIAGVLQTIPSIALLGFMIPLLGIGALPAITALFLYALLPIIRNTYTGIRGVNPAVTESARGMGMSRWQVLFNVELPLAMPVILAGIRTATVINVGVATLAAYIAAGGLGEFIFGGIALNNSNMILAGAIPAALLAIFFDLLLSLVQKANVRKMRKVSVVLPVLLLLLSSFYIFPYADAKMLGGFTPEFMGREDGYLGLKSKYKLDMTTVVISDAVMYKAAYEKKIDVISGYSTDGRLKAYNLMTLEDDKGIFPPYYASPLVRKDVLTKHPELENALNLLSGKINDSIMTDLNYRVDYLKQSPEKVAHEFILAQNLYKKPRNGSKGVIRLGSKIFAEQYILINMYKALIEGNTDLKVETKTGLGGTKICFDALTNNEIDMYPEYTGTGLLVILKPTKNDLAALSGSREKAFDYVQKGFDKQYNLQWLKPIGFNNAYALMMRKEQAQSLNIRTITDLKDYVSTDNHRH from the coding sequence ATGGAAGTGCAGCAAAGTTTGTGGGAATTTATGGTGCAGCAATCCGACAAGCTGTGGAGCCAGACGCTCACACACGTCGGCTTGACGTGCATTTCACTCCTTATTGCCGTGGTGATAGGGCTGCCGCTAGGCATCTGGATCGCTCAGCGTAATAAGGCCGCCTGGCTCGTGCTGGGCATTGCGGGTGTGCTGCAAACGATCCCAAGTATCGCATTACTGGGTTTCATGATCCCCTTACTGGGCATAGGCGCGCTTCCAGCCATTACGGCGCTGTTTCTTTATGCATTGCTTCCCATTATCAGAAACACTTATACCGGAATCCGGGGTGTGAATCCGGCCGTTACGGAGTCTGCGCGGGGCATGGGCATGAGCCGCTGGCAGGTTTTGTTCAATGTGGAGCTCCCGCTTGCTATGCCTGTGATTTTGGCTGGCATTCGCACGGCAACGGTGATTAATGTGGGCGTTGCTACGCTGGCGGCTTACATTGCGGCGGGTGGTTTGGGGGAATTCATTTTCGGCGGCATTGCACTGAATAATTCCAACATGATCCTCGCTGGCGCGATCCCGGCTGCATTACTTGCCATATTTTTCGATCTGCTGCTATCATTGGTCCAAAAAGCGAATGTGAGAAAAATGCGCAAAGTCTCAGTTGTGCTGCCTGTTTTGCTGCTCTTGCTATCATCATTTTACATTTTTCCGTATGCCGATGCCAAAATGCTGGGCGGGTTTACGCCAGAGTTCATGGGACGGGAAGATGGTTATCTGGGTTTAAAATCAAAATACAAACTGGATATGACGACCGTCGTGATCAGCGACGCGGTGATGTACAAGGCTGCTTACGAAAAGAAAATTGATGTTATCAGCGGTTATAGCACGGATGGTCGGCTGAAAGCGTACAATCTCATGACATTGGAAGATGACAAAGGCATTTTCCCACCCTATTATGCCTCTCCATTGGTCAGAAAAGATGTTTTAACTAAACATCCGGAACTGGAAAATGCATTGAATTTATTATCAGGAAAGATCAATGATTCAATCATGACCGATCTGAATTACCGCGTAGACTATCTCAAACAAAGCCCGGAAAAAGTAGCGCATGAATTTATTTTGGCCCAAAACCTTTACAAAAAACCCAGAAACGGAAGCAAAGGCGTTATCCGGCTTGGCTCAAAGATCTTTGCAGAGCAATACATCCTGATCAACATGTATAAAGCGCTGATCGAAGGGAACACGGATTTGAAAGTTGAAACAAAAACAGGCCTTGGCGGAACGAAGATTTGTTTTGATGCATTAACCAATAATGAGATCGACATGTATCCTGAATACACGGGAACGGGGCTTTTGGTGATTTTGAAACCTACGAAAAACGATTTGGCAGCGCTTTCCGGCAGCCGCGAAAAAGCATTTGATTATGTTCAAAAAGGTTTTGACAAACAGTATAACCTCCAATGGCTCAAACCAATCGGCTTCAATAATGCGTATGCCCTGATGATGCGGAAAGAGCAGGCACAATCATTGAATATAAGAACCATTACAGATTTAAAAGATTATGTATCCACTGACAACCACCGCCATTAG
- the egtB gene encoding ergothioneine biosynthesis protein EgtB — MYPLTTTAISQAYNRVRQHSETICEPLETEDYVPQPVPFVSPPKWHLAHSTWFFETFILKPFLPGYQVFDTDYNYLFNSYYNNVGERTLRTDRGNVTRPTTKNVYAYRQHVDHHMSELLETLTDPEALSLVELGLHHEQQHQELLVTDIKYILGHNPLFPVYRPGHNLVNDTNQDTGFARISEGVYEVGFQGDGFCFDNELGRHKVYLHDFEISRSLVTNAGYIEFMEAGGYQDFNLWLDAGWSWVNDSAIDSPMYWHKIKGSWFYFTLDGLQKVNPDAILSHINLYEASAFAQWKGMRLPTEFEWEVASDHFNWGTRWEWTNSAYLAYPGFSKAPGAVGEYNGKFMINQMVLRGASVATSPAHSRKTYRNFFHAHERWQYTGIRLVK, encoded by the coding sequence ATGTATCCACTGACAACCACCGCCATTAGTCAAGCATACAATCGTGTCAGACAGCATTCAGAAACGATATGTGAACCACTTGAAACCGAAGACTATGTACCGCAGCCCGTTCCGTTTGTAAGTCCGCCAAAATGGCACCTGGCACATTCAACGTGGTTTTTTGAAACATTTATCCTCAAACCGTTTCTTCCTGGTTACCAGGTTTTTGACACCGATTACAACTATCTATTCAACAGTTATTATAACAACGTCGGCGAACGCACATTGCGCACCGACAGGGGAAATGTTACACGGCCGACGACCAAAAATGTGTATGCTTACCGGCAACATGTGGATCACCATATGTCTGAACTACTCGAAACATTAACTGATCCCGAAGCATTATCACTGGTGGAACTTGGTCTGCACCACGAGCAGCAACACCAGGAATTGCTCGTAACGGACATTAAATACATTCTGGGGCACAATCCCTTGTTTCCGGTTTACAGACCGGGGCATAACCTGGTTAACGATACGAATCAGGATACGGGTTTTGCTCGCATTTCAGAAGGCGTTTACGAGGTTGGATTTCAGGGTGATGGTTTCTGTTTTGACAATGAGCTGGGCAGGCACAAAGTGTATCTGCACGACTTTGAAATCTCTAGATCGCTGGTTACCAATGCAGGATACATTGAATTCATGGAAGCTGGCGGCTACCAGGATTTTAATTTATGGCTGGATGCGGGCTGGTCGTGGGTGAATGACAGTGCAATTGATTCTCCCATGTATTGGCATAAAATAAAAGGAAGCTGGTTTTACTTTACTTTGGACGGCCTTCAAAAAGTGAATCCGGATGCCATTTTGAGCCACATTAATCTTTACGAAGCTTCGGCATTCGCCCAATGGAAAGGCATGCGGCTGCCGACGGAATTTGAGTGGGAAGTTGCCTCTGATCATTTCAATTGGGGCACACGATGGGAGTGGACAAACAGCGCCTACCTGGCCTATCCGGGCTTTTCCAAGGCTCCCGGCGCGGTTGGCGAATACAATGGGAAATTTATGATCAACCAAATGGTGCTCCGCGGCGCGTCCGTTGCCACATCACCCGCACATAGCCGCAAAACTTACCGCAACTTTTTTCACGCACATGAGCGCTGGCAATACACCGGCATCAGGCTGGTGAAATAA
- a CDS encoding L-histidine N(alpha)-methyltransferase → MSDNTFAKDIHKGLSAPLKHISSKYFYDDIGSGIFQDIMKMPEYYPTACEFEILSLQGQQIIDKLHFDQPFNIVEFGAGDGIKTRQLLKTLMDSGVEFSYVPIDISKKAIEELEANMLDHLPDLQIKPMIGNYFSMIEELASSETPSLFLFLGGNIGNYERNEANDLLTSFNQSMKPGDKLLTGFDLQKNPATIRCAYDDPKGITKAFNMNLLHRINRELGGNIKTNQFDFYSHYNPANGEVRSYLVSLVAQKIHLQRMDKCYYFEQNELIRTELSKKYTLKEIDEAAETSGFKVLEHFLDCKHYFTDSLWVKE, encoded by the coding sequence ATGTCAGACAATACATTCGCAAAAGATATACACAAAGGACTTTCTGCGCCATTAAAACACATATCCTCAAAGTATTTTTACGACGATATCGGAAGCGGCATTTTCCAGGACATCATGAAAATGCCGGAATACTACCCGACTGCCTGTGAATTTGAGATTTTATCATTGCAAGGGCAGCAGATCATTGACAAACTGCATTTCGATCAGCCTTTCAACATTGTGGAATTTGGCGCAGGCGACGGCATTAAGACGCGTCAGCTGCTGAAAACGCTTATGGACAGCGGTGTTGAATTTTCCTACGTGCCCATCGACATTTCAAAAAAGGCCATTGAAGAGCTGGAAGCCAATATGCTCGATCATTTGCCCGATTTGCAGATCAAACCAATGATCGGAAATTATTTTTCCATGATCGAAGAACTGGCTTCTTCCGAAACGCCCAGTTTGTTCCTGTTTTTGGGCGGAAACATTGGAAATTACGAAAGGAACGAAGCAAACGATTTGCTGACCAGCTTCAACCAAAGTATGAAACCGGGCGATAAGTTGCTCACCGGATTCGACTTACAGAAAAATCCTGCCACAATCCGCTGCGCATATGACGATCCGAAAGGCATTACCAAAGCGTTCAACATGAACCTGTTGCACCGGATTAACCGCGAACTGGGCGGCAATATTAAAACCAACCAATTTGATTTTTACTCCCATTATAACCCAGCTAACGGCGAAGTCAGGAGTTATCTGGTAAGTCTGGTCGCGCAGAAAATTCATCTGCAACGCATGGATAAATGTTATTATTTTGAACAAAACGAACTGATCCGCACGGAGTTATCTAAAAAATACACATTAAAGGAAATCGACGAAGCCGCCGAAACAAGTGGCTTCAAAGTCCTTGAACACTTCCTGGATTGCAAGCATTATTTTACGGATAGTCTTTGGGTGAAAGAGTAA